Genomic DNA from Thermotoga petrophila RKU-1:
CGTGGTTTCAGATACGGCATATTTTGCGACCGGAAACGCTCTTCTGGAGTACAATCTGAAGAGCAAAGAAATCATCCGATCGCTGAAAATACCGGCAAAGAAATTGAAGTGGAACGATGAACGTTTGGTGGTGATCTGCGAAAAAGAGGTTCTGCTTCTGGATCCCGTTTCTTTCAAATACAGCAAGATCAGTTTTCAACAATCCGTTTCTGACGTCGATTTCTACGAAGGCTACCTGCTGGTGAGTCATGGAAAATACGTTTCTCTCATGAAGAACAGTGAAGAGATCTGGAAGATAGAGGCCGAGGCAGAGATAAACAAGATTTCTGTAAACAAAGAGAAAAAAGCGTTCGCCGCTTTAACTTCCGATGGAACGATTTTTCTGGTGGATTTGGAAAACGTTTTGGCACCGAAGGTCGTTTTCTTCTCGAAATTTGAAGAAGCAGAAGACTTAGAATGGATCGAAGACTTTCTGATCGTCTTTTTCAGAAACAAAGTGATCACCATGAACGCGGCAAAATTGACGTCTCCCAGAGCGTTCAAAGAGTATATTGCAAGCGGGAACACCACATCGGTTGTAAAACTCCTGGATTCAATCCTCTTCACAAAAGGTAACGACCTCTACAGAGTGGGAGTCTTCTCTCTGAAGAAGATCGGAACAGCTCAAAGGGTTTTTCCGGTTCTTGCTCAGGGTGAGATGTACACACCGGGAGATCTGATCTGGCAGCTGAATCTGGAAGCCGAGGTGAGATCTTCACCCGTCATTTTTGAGAATCTGCTGGTTGTGGCGGATGTAGAAGGAATCGTTCACGCTATCTCGATGAGCGGTGGAAAACTCTGGAGTTACAGAACAGGTTTCGTCATAACGGCACCACCCCGCGTTTTCATGGAAAGGATCTACGTAACGAGCTGGGACAACTTCCTCTACGCCATATCTCAAAACGGTCAGCTGGTGTGGAAAATCGATCTTGGGGCTGATGTTTCAAAGCCTTTTGAAGTGAATTCCTACGGTATTTACCTTGCCACCGACAGCGGCGAAGTGTACTTCATCGATCACGATTCTTCCATCGTGTGGCGATTCAAAGACGAAGAGTGGATTTCAACCGGTGTAACGGTCGATGAAAACGGAGTCGTCTATTTTGGAACTTCGAGAAGTCTGTACTCTCTCTATTCAAATGGTTCCTTGAGATGGAAAACCCGCACAGGATATCTTCTAACGATGAAACCAATAATCATCGACAGATATGTGATCACTGGAAGTAACTCAGGCTGGTTGTTGTGCGTTAACAGAACAAACGGTAACGTGGTCTGGAAAAAGAAACTTCCTCTCTCGCTGAATTCACAACTTTCAGCTTTCGAAGGTACCGTTTTTGTGAACGCGGAAGATGGAATCTACTCGATCGACCTTTCCGGTAATGTGAAAAGAATCATTTCAGCTTCCACTCCTTCTCCGGTGGCTGTTTCAAAGGAAGGATACGTATACTTCGTGTCTGAGGGCGTTCTTTACTCCTTCACGCTCGATGGAAAGAGAAGATGGGAAAGAAAGGTCGGGGAGAGTACCGTAGAACCCGTTGTTGGTGAAGAACGTGTAGTGGTTGTCACCAGAAGTGGAAATCTCTACTGTTTCTTCGATTCTGTTCATCCTTAGTATTTCTGAATAGGACCGAATCTTTCAAAGGGCCAGATCCTCAAAATTGGCCATCCTATGATGTGGTCCTTAGGGACAAAACCGAAATATCTGCAGTCAAGACTTTCCTTTGTGTTGTCCCCCATCAGGAAGTAAAATCCTTCCGGCA
This window encodes:
- a CDS encoding PQQ-binding-like beta-propeller repeat protein, whose amino-acid sequence is MWRKTVLFCIFLVSYLFSAQLMVVQGNLASLVEVEGDSLKKNLEVTFPFSPLDGVVVSDTAYFATGNALLEYNLKSKEIIRSLKIPAKKLKWNDERLVVICEKEVLLLDPVSFKYSKISFQQSVSDVDFYEGYLLVSHGKYVSLMKNSEEIWKIEAEAEINKISVNKEKKAFAALTSDGTIFLVDLENVLAPKVVFFSKFEEAEDLEWIEDFLIVFFRNKVITMNAAKLTSPRAFKEYIASGNTTSVVKLLDSILFTKGNDLYRVGVFSLKKIGTAQRVFPVLAQGEMYTPGDLIWQLNLEAEVRSSPVIFENLLVVADVEGIVHAISMSGGKLWSYRTGFVITAPPRVFMERIYVTSWDNFLYAISQNGQLVWKIDLGADVSKPFEVNSYGIYLATDSGEVYFIDHDSSIVWRFKDEEWISTGVTVDENGVVYFGTSRSLYSLYSNGSLRWKTRTGYLLTMKPIIIDRYVITGSNSGWLLCVNRTNGNVVWKKKLPLSLNSQLSAFEGTVFVNAEDGIYSIDLSGNVKRIISASTPSPVAVSKEGYVYFVSEGVLYSFTLDGKRRWERKVGESTVEPVVGEERVVVVTRSGNLYCFFDSVHP